The following coding sequences are from one bacterium window:
- a CDS encoding ferritin-like domain-containing protein, translating into MDFEVIDTTVQALWRYDYDTNIKALRDLYELAKKEQWNAATDIPWELETDPASVGDMMSDPGVEPYDFVKALPTEKQIELSKRRSAHLLSNFLHGEQGAMMICGQLVEVVPDMDGKLYASTQVIDEARHVEVFARYIQRLDRIYPIMPGLKALLNAVLQADLWQMKCVGMQVIAESLAMGSFKKMQEITEDDVLRKVFELTAQDEARHVSYGLIYMKDEIPKMNERDRDRLEDFAFTAMTILATNGLMEEQQGKKWVDPLDQVYRDLGIDPKKANDEIISRLSDPEALKAQPNPFRDYAYPQLERIGLITDRTFSKYREVGLAE; encoded by the coding sequence ATGGATTTCGAGGTCATCGATACCACCGTCCAGGCGCTTTGGCGCTACGACTACGACACGAACATCAAGGCCCTGCGCGATCTCTACGAACTGGCGAAGAAGGAGCAGTGGAACGCGGCCACGGATATTCCCTGGGAACTCGAGACCGATCCCGCGTCTGTGGGAGACATGATGTCCGATCCCGGAGTCGAGCCGTACGACTTCGTCAAGGCGCTTCCGACCGAGAAGCAGATCGAACTATCAAAGCGGCGCTCGGCTCACCTCTTGTCGAATTTCCTGCACGGCGAGCAGGGCGCGATGATGATCTGCGGTCAACTCGTCGAGGTCGTTCCGGACATGGACGGCAAGCTCTACGCATCTACCCAGGTGATCGATGAGGCGCGCCACGTCGAGGTCTTCGCCCGCTACATCCAACGCCTCGACCGGATCTACCCGATCATGCCCGGACTGAAAGCGCTGCTCAATGCCGTGCTGCAGGCGGACTTGTGGCAGATGAAGTGCGTTGGAATGCAGGTGATCGCGGAGAGCCTGGCGATGGGATCGTTCAAGAAGATGCAGGAGATCACGGAAGACGATGTTCTTCGCAAGGTCTTCGAACTCACTGCGCAGGATGAAGCGCGGCACGTGTCCTACGGCTTGATCTACATGAAGGACGAGATCCCGAAGATGAACGAGCGCGATCGCGACCGCCTCGAGGACTTCGCCTTCACCGCGATGACGATTCTGGCGACCAATGGCCTGATGGAAGAGCAGCAGGGCAAGAAATGGGTCGATCCACTGGACCAGGTCTACAGGGATCTCGGTATCGACCCCAAGAAGGCGAACGACGAGATCATCTCGAGACTGAGCGATCCAGAGGCGCTCAAAGCGCAACCGAACCCCTTTCGCGACTACGCCTATCCGCAATTGGAGCGGATCGGTCTGATTACGGATCGCACGTTTTCGAAATACCGTGAAGTGGGTCTGGCGGAGTAA
- a CDS encoding NAD(P)/FAD-dependent oxidoreductase, giving the protein MTSDSTGSGPRFIIIGAGMSGILSAIKLQEAGLDNYAIYEKAERLGGTWRENEYAGVACDVPSHFYCFSFAPNPEWSHRFSPGAEIQQYFLDVAHRYGVDSRIQFNTEITHCEFENGRWKIQMADGSSDEGDFVIAATGVLHHPSYPDIEGLDSFEGTSFHSARWNHDEPLAGKRIGVIGTGSTAIQIVAALVDDAASLSLFQRTAQWVMPQENPAYSEVEKTEFREHPEVIQAMREEIAQIFADGFSNAVVDASSPQLVAIHEACLANLETSVKDPELKERLRPNYRAGCKRLIMSENFYDAIQRPNAHLVTDDIERIEKNGVRTSDGTLHELDVLILATGFRVDRFMRPMKVTGRSGVSLEEAWKEGPSAYMAISVPEFPNLFMLNGPNGPVGNFSLIEVAELQFAYIMQLVEQVLSGACKEVSAKQEALDRFDVDRKEAAKSTIWQSGCDSWYLDADGVPAVWPWTFDRLRDEMAKPRLADYEMK; this is encoded by the coding sequence ATGACGAGCGATTCGACGGGTAGCGGTCCGCGCTTCATCATCATTGGAGCGGGAATGTCGGGGATCCTCAGCGCGATCAAGCTGCAGGAAGCCGGTCTTGACAACTACGCGATTTACGAAAAGGCCGAACGCCTCGGGGGTACGTGGCGGGAGAACGAGTACGCGGGTGTGGCCTGCGACGTTCCTTCGCATTTCTACTGCTTCTCGTTCGCCCCCAACCCCGAGTGGAGCCATCGCTTCTCGCCCGGAGCCGAGATTCAGCAGTACTTCCTGGACGTGGCCCATCGCTACGGAGTGGACTCGCGCATCCAGTTCAACACCGAGATCACCCACTGCGAGTTCGAGAACGGGCGCTGGAAGATCCAGATGGCCGATGGCTCCAGCGACGAGGGCGATTTTGTGATCGCCGCGACCGGCGTTCTGCACCACCCCTCCTATCCCGATATCGAGGGTCTCGATTCGTTCGAGGGCACGAGTTTTCACAGTGCTCGGTGGAACCACGACGAACCGCTTGCGGGCAAGCGCATTGGCGTGATCGGTACGGGTTCGACCGCGATCCAGATCGTGGCAGCCCTGGTCGACGACGCGGCTTCGCTCTCACTCTTCCAGCGGACCGCCCAATGGGTCATGCCTCAGGAGAACCCGGCCTATAGCGAAGTCGAGAAGACGGAGTTCCGGGAGCACCCAGAGGTCATTCAGGCGATGCGCGAGGAGATTGCGCAGATTTTTGCGGATGGCTTCTCCAACGCTGTCGTCGACGCGAGTTCTCCACAACTCGTGGCGATTCACGAAGCTTGCCTGGCGAATCTCGAGACCAGCGTGAAGGATCCGGAACTCAAAGAGCGGCTCCGGCCGAACTATCGGGCGGGCTGCAAGCGCTTGATCATGTCGGAGAACTTCTACGACGCCATCCAGCGCCCCAATGCGCACCTCGTTACGGATGACATCGAGCGGATCGAGAAAAACGGCGTGCGAACGAGTGACGGAACCCTGCACGAACTGGATGTGCTGATTCTCGCCACGGGTTTCCGGGTTGATCGCTTCATGCGGCCGATGAAAGTGACCGGCCGCAGCGGTGTTTCGCTCGAGGAAGCCTGGAAGGAAGGTCCGAGTGCCTACATGGCGATCTCGGTTCCCGAGTTCCCGAATCTCTTCATGCTCAACGGCCCCAACGGGCCGGTGGGGAATTTTTCTCTGATCGAGGTCGCGGAACTGCAGTTTGCGTACATCATGCAGTTGGTCGAGCAGGTTCTTTCCGGTGCGTGCAAAGAGGTGAGCGCGAAGCAAGAAGCGCTGGACCGCTTCGACGTCGATCGCAAAGAGGCGGCCAAGTCGACGATCTGGCAGAGCGGATGCGATAGCTGGTATCTGGATGCCGATGGCGTGCCGGCCGTCTGGCCCTGGACTTTCGACCGCCTTCGCGACGAAATGGCAAAGCCGCGCCTCGCCGACTACGAAATGAAATGA
- a CDS encoding crotonase/enoyl-CoA hydratase family protein, whose protein sequence is MNPEHCLVEREGHVLTVTLNRPEAKNALSSGMLAGMYRAWRMLDEDPDLRVAILTGRGDVFCAGADLKAMGGGGEKDEEFQKLMAEVPDVHWQALLRHNRPMKPIIAAVEGFAVAGGTEILQGTDIRVAAQDAIFGVTEAKRGLFPLGGSSVRLRRQIPYTLAAEILLTARHVTAQEALDFGLVGRVVPSGQALAEARKIAAVICENGPVSIRALMRVLREIDESYSEAEALEKELEYGGPVFASKDAREGPRAFAEKRKPVFTGE, encoded by the coding sequence ATGAATCCCGAGCACTGTCTGGTCGAACGCGAGGGCCATGTGTTGACTGTCACTCTCAACCGGCCTGAAGCGAAGAACGCATTGAGCAGCGGAATGCTGGCGGGGATGTATCGGGCCTGGCGTATGCTCGACGAGGATCCCGACCTCCGGGTGGCGATCCTCACCGGTCGCGGCGATGTGTTCTGTGCCGGCGCCGACCTCAAGGCGATGGGAGGGGGCGGAGAGAAGGACGAGGAATTCCAGAAGCTGATGGCCGAAGTGCCCGACGTTCACTGGCAGGCGTTGCTCCGGCACAACCGACCCATGAAGCCCATCATCGCGGCGGTCGAGGGTTTTGCAGTAGCCGGAGGCACGGAGATCCTCCAGGGCACCGATATCCGCGTCGCTGCACAGGATGCGATCTTCGGCGTCACCGAGGCCAAGCGCGGACTCTTTCCACTCGGCGGATCCAGTGTGCGCCTGCGCCGACAGATCCCCTACACCCTGGCCGCCGAGATCCTGCTCACTGCGCGACACGTCACCGCTCAGGAAGCGCTCGACTTCGGACTGGTCGGTCGGGTGGTTCCCAGTGGTCAGGCCCTGGCCGAAGCGCGGAAGATCGCCGCGGTGATCTGCGAGAATGGCCCCGTTTCGATCCGCGCTCTCATGCGCGTGTTGCGCGAGATCGACGAAAGCTATAGCGAAGCCGAAGCCCTGGAAAAGGAACTCGAGTACGGTGGGCCCGTCTTCGCTTCCAAAGACGCCCGCGAAGGACCGCGGGCCTTCGCGGAAAAGCGAAAGCCTGTATTCACGGGCGAGTGA